The following coding sequences lie in one Mus musculus strain C57BL/6J chromosome 11, GRCm38.p6 C57BL/6J genomic window:
- the Olfr390 gene encoding olfactory receptor 390 produces the protein MPGNNQTIISQFLLLGLPIAPEYEHLFYALFLAMYLTTVLGNLIIIILIILDSHLHTPMYLFLSNLSFSDLCFSSVTMPKLLQNMQSQDTSIPYAGCLTQVYFFLFFAALENFLLVAMAYDRYVAICFPLHYASIMSPKLCVSLVLLIWVLTTLYAMLHTLLLTRLSFCENNVIPHFFCDLSALLKLACSDIHINELVILIIGGLVVLLPFLLIIVSYARIISSILKVPSTRGIHKLFSTCGSHLSVVSLFYGTIIGIYLGPSANNSTLKDIVMSMMYTVVTPMLNPFIYSLRNRDIKGALKKVFQKKSLL, from the coding sequence atgcctggaaacaacCAGACTATCATCTCTCAGTTCTTACTCCTGGGCCTGCCCATTGCCCCTGAGTACGAGCACTTGTTCTATGCCCTGTTCCTGGCCATGTACCTCACCACCGTCCTGGGgaacctcatcatcatcatcctcataATACTGGACTCCCAtctccacacacccatgtacttgtTTCTCAGCAACTTGTCCTTCTCTGATCTCTGCTTTTCCTCTGTCACTATGCCCAAGTTGCTGCAGAACATGCAGAGCCAGGACACATCCATCCCCTATGCAGGATGTCTGACACAAGTgtacttttttctgttttttgcaGCCCTTGAGAACTTCCTACTTGTGgccatggcctatgaccgctatgtggccatctgcttcCCCCTTCATTATGCCAGTATCATGAGCCCCAAGCTCTGTGTGAGTCTTGTGCTGCTGATCTGGGTGCTGACCACATTGTATGCCATGTTGCACACTTTGCTTTTAACTAGGTTGTCTTTCTGTGAAAACAATGTGATCCCCCACTTTTTCTGTGATCTGTCTGCTCTCCTGAAGCTGGCCTGCTCTGATATTCACATTAATGAGTTGGTGATATTGATCATAGGAGGGCTTGTTGTCCTACTTCCATTTCTACTCATCATTGTGTCTTATGCACGCATCATCTCCTCCATCCTCAAGGTCCCTTCAACTCGAGGCATCCACAAGCTCTTCTCCACTTGTGGTTCTCACCTGTCTGTGGTATCACTGTTCTATGGGACAATTATTGGCATCTACTTAGGTCCATCTGCTAATAACTCTACTCTAAAAGACATTGTCATGTCTATGATGTACACAGTGGTGACTCCAATGTTGAACCCTTTTATCTATAGCCTGAGGAACAGAGACATAAAGGGAGCTCTAAAAAAAGTGTTTCAAAAGAAATCTCTCCTATGA